A stretch of the Amycolatopsis sp. BJA-103 genome encodes the following:
- the casA gene encoding type I-E CRISPR-associated protein Cse1/CasA, whose protein sequence is MSNASNSSEFNLLDEPWITVLPIKGREREVSMLEVFEQAPRLAVIGGEVSTQAFAITRLLLAFLHRAVDGPEDQPAWSRLWDQTELPMEQIKKYAHKVRYRFDLFDEQAPFFQMPGLRTARNEVSGLEKIVADVPNGEPLFTTRSASDLSRISAAEAARWLVHTHAFDPSGIKSGAVGDRKVKNGKGYPVGPGWSGQIGGVLAQGATVRETLLLNLIARDADTYVGVGGAADVPPWERDVDGPAWSEELPVAGAIQLYTWQTRRVRLQGGRDGVTGVVLANGDRMQPQNRQNVEPHTAWRYSEPQSKKAGRTVYMPLGHDPGRSVWRGLAAMLPSISPRRDKAGQPASWLAPGVLQWLCDLAENDHLPEDFVVRLRVHGAVYGAQNATFAEIVDDVLPMSVVLLRQDRPDAGRTAEGAVGDANQVAGYVWRLAENLAQAAGAGSQSGAGDRARDTFYAALEQPYRSWLAGLRPRQDLIAARSAWQVLVRGLCQPITAELLRNAPTAAWTGREVNQRLVNVPLAEVWFNAAVRKALPLAFGSSNTPMEVAR, encoded by the coding sequence ATGAGTAATGCCTCGAACAGCAGCGAATTTAATCTGCTCGACGAGCCGTGGATCACAGTGCTCCCGATCAAGGGTCGCGAGCGAGAGGTGTCGATGCTGGAGGTGTTCGAGCAGGCACCGCGGCTTGCGGTGATTGGTGGGGAAGTATCGACGCAGGCGTTCGCGATCACGCGTCTGTTGTTGGCGTTCCTGCACCGCGCGGTCGACGGGCCGGAGGATCAGCCAGCGTGGTCGCGGCTGTGGGACCAGACCGAGCTGCCGATGGAGCAGATCAAGAAATACGCCCATAAGGTGCGGTACCGATTCGATCTCTTCGACGAGCAGGCCCCGTTCTTTCAGATGCCGGGCCTGCGGACAGCGAGGAACGAGGTGTCCGGGCTGGAGAAGATCGTCGCGGACGTCCCGAACGGTGAGCCGTTGTTCACGACCCGGTCGGCGTCGGATCTTTCCCGGATCAGCGCGGCGGAAGCGGCCCGGTGGCTGGTGCACACGCACGCGTTTGACCCGTCGGGCATCAAGTCAGGCGCGGTAGGCGACCGCAAAGTCAAGAACGGCAAAGGGTATCCGGTCGGCCCGGGGTGGTCCGGGCAGATCGGTGGCGTTTTGGCGCAGGGTGCCACGGTGCGGGAGACGTTGCTGTTGAACCTGATTGCCCGGGACGCCGACACCTATGTCGGAGTCGGCGGGGCCGCAGATGTGCCGCCGTGGGAGCGTGATGTCGACGGCCCGGCCTGGTCCGAGGAACTTCCCGTTGCGGGGGCGATTCAGCTGTATACCTGGCAGACGCGTCGGGTTCGGCTGCAGGGTGGTCGGGACGGCGTGACGGGTGTGGTGCTGGCCAACGGTGATCGGATGCAGCCGCAGAATCGGCAGAATGTCGAGCCGCACACGGCCTGGCGCTACAGCGAGCCGCAGAGCAAGAAGGCCGGGCGGACGGTCTACATGCCGCTCGGGCACGACCCGGGGCGTTCGGTGTGGCGAGGGCTCGCGGCGATGCTGCCGTCGATCTCACCGCGACGGGATAAGGCCGGTCAGCCGGCGTCGTGGCTGGCCCCCGGCGTGCTGCAGTGGTTGTGCGATTTGGCCGAGAACGACCATCTGCCTGAGGATTTCGTGGTGCGGCTGCGGGTTCACGGCGCCGTGTACGGGGCTCAGAACGCGACGTTCGCGGAGATCGTCGATGACGTGTTGCCGATGTCGGTGGTGCTGCTTCGCCAGGACCGCCCGGACGCGGGCAGGACCGCTGAAGGCGCCGTCGGCGACGCCAACCAGGTGGCCGGATATGTGTGGCGGCTGGCGGAGAACCTCGCTCAGGCAGCCGGCGCCGGATCGCAGTCCGGCGCCGGGGACCGGGCCAGGGACACCTTCTACGCGGCTCTGGAGCAGCCGTACCGGTCGTGGTTGGCTGGGCTGCGCCCGCGGCAAGACCTCATCGCGGCCAGGTCCGCGTGGCAGGTGCTCGTCCGTGGCCTGTGTCAGCCGATCACGGCGGAGCTGCTCAGAAATGCTCCCACGGCTGCGTGGACCGGCCGCGAAGTCAACCAGCGTCTGGTGAACGTGCCCTTGGCCGAGGTCTGGTTCAACGCAGCCGTGCGCAAGGCCCTGCCGCTGGCCTTCGGCAGCTCGAACACTCCTATGGAGGTAGCGCGATGA
- the cas7e gene encoding type I-E CRISPR-associated protein Cas7/Cse4/CasC, with product MSRTLIDIHILQTVPPSNINRDDTGAPKSAVYGGVRRARVSSQAWKRATRVAFDDHLDRSELGVRTKRIVELLATTIAEQSPDLADRANDLAAETIRAVGIDVKAPKKTSADKKPVAEAGYLVFLSRRQIENLAAAAIDAAGADDAPKALKAAKVKDLADRDHSVDVALFGRMVADQADINVDAAAQVAHAISVHPVETEFDYFTAVDDLNSDEETGAGMIGTVEFNSSTLYRYATVDVNRLADNLGDKAATQRAVQAFVEAFVRSMPTGKQNTFANRTLPEAVIVQLRDRQPINLVGAFENPVRELEKGGRVKASAEALRDEAREIERAYGEQPVTTWVTRVGTDTASLDDLGENVALHDLLTAVGNLVGTRLGEQS from the coding sequence ATGAGCCGCACCCTGATCGATATCCACATCCTGCAGACCGTGCCCCCGAGCAATATCAACCGCGACGACACCGGCGCGCCGAAATCCGCAGTGTATGGCGGTGTTCGCCGAGCACGGGTGTCCAGCCAGGCCTGGAAACGCGCCACCCGGGTCGCGTTCGATGACCACCTCGACCGCTCCGAACTCGGAGTGCGCACCAAACGCATCGTCGAGCTGCTCGCCACCACGATCGCCGAACAGTCACCGGACCTGGCCGACCGCGCCAACGACCTCGCCGCCGAGACCATCCGGGCCGTCGGCATCGACGTCAAGGCCCCGAAAAAGACCAGCGCGGACAAGAAACCTGTCGCGGAAGCCGGCTATCTAGTGTTCCTGAGCCGCCGTCAGATCGAGAACCTCGCCGCGGCGGCGATCGACGCCGCCGGCGCCGACGATGCCCCGAAGGCGTTGAAGGCAGCGAAAGTCAAAGACCTCGCCGACCGGGACCACTCGGTGGACGTCGCCCTGTTCGGGCGGATGGTCGCCGACCAGGCCGACATCAACGTCGACGCCGCGGCCCAGGTCGCGCACGCGATCAGCGTGCACCCGGTGGAAACAGAGTTCGACTACTTCACCGCCGTCGACGACCTCAACTCCGACGAGGAGACCGGCGCCGGGATGATCGGCACGGTCGAGTTCAACTCCTCCACTCTCTACCGATACGCGACCGTCGATGTGAACCGGCTGGCCGACAACCTCGGCGATAAAGCGGCAACGCAGCGCGCGGTTCAGGCGTTCGTCGAGGCCTTTGTCAGGTCCATGCCCACCGGCAAGCAGAACACCTTCGCCAACCGCACGCTCCCGGAAGCCGTCATAGTGCAGCTCCGCGACCGTCAGCCGATCAACCTGGTCGGCGCGTTCGAGAACCCGGTCCGCGAACTCGAAAAAGGCGGACGAGTCAAAGCGTCCGCGGAAGCGCTGCGCGACGAGGCCCGCGAGATCGAACGTGCCTACGGCGAGCAGCCGGTCACGACCTGGGTCACCCGGGTCGGCACCGACACCGCCAGCCTGGACGATCTCGGTGAGAACGTCGCCTTGCACGACTTGCTGACCGCAGTCGGGAACCTGGTCGGAACACGCCTCGGAGAACAGTCGTGA
- the casB gene encoding type I-E CRISPR-associated protein Cse2/CasB, giving the protein MTTTDSDSPPGTAEQAPRRLGTLGHALDWRLERLQREYMRGSPAARADLARLRRGLGKPAGSVPEIWELTVGAVPTTLSWDGDTPSWAEQAAHAALTLYALHQQSSSVPAHVPGVSLGTAVGQLRFSDQRSENAVTRRFMAAATAGSMEGVLTHVRGLITLLRGEQRGIDYARLADDLARLVTPGRAHAVRLAWGRAFYRTTRPAKDDATPATDAPVTVPDTEK; this is encoded by the coding sequence ATGACCACGACCGACAGCGATTCGCCCCCTGGTACCGCGGAGCAGGCGCCGCGGCGGCTGGGCACGCTGGGCCACGCCCTGGACTGGCGTCTCGAGCGGCTGCAGCGGGAGTACATGCGCGGGTCACCGGCGGCTCGCGCCGATCTCGCTCGCCTGCGTCGCGGGCTCGGCAAACCCGCGGGCAGCGTTCCGGAGATCTGGGAGCTCACCGTGGGCGCCGTACCGACGACCCTGAGCTGGGACGGGGACACGCCCAGCTGGGCCGAGCAAGCCGCGCATGCCGCACTCACCCTGTATGCCCTGCATCAGCAGTCCTCGTCCGTGCCCGCACACGTTCCGGGCGTGTCGCTGGGGACAGCGGTCGGCCAGCTTCGGTTCAGTGACCAGCGCAGCGAAAACGCGGTGACGCGCCGGTTCATGGCCGCGGCGACAGCCGGGTCAATGGAGGGGGTGCTGACCCATGTCCGCGGTTTGATCACCCTGCTGCGCGGCGAACAACGCGGAATCGACTACGCCCGCCTCGCCGACGACCTGGCCCGCCTGGTCACACCCGGCCGAGCTCACGCCGTCCGGCTGGCATGGGGCCGCGCCTTCTACCGCACCACCCGCCCAGCCAAGGACGACGCCACCCCGGCCACCGACGCTCCTGTAACCGTTCCCGACACCGAGAAGTGA
- a CDS encoding CRISPR-associated helicase/endonuclease Cas3: MGQVSLSASARSVWAKSVDEAGDWLPLWQHMDDSADVVAGLFRNWIPASVVGLLAMEFDGDIDQCRAAVRFLAGVHDLGKATPAFAVQCTVLAQRMGGHDLYLPLSKSELPDRHLTHHSVAGQHLLVRWLLEQGWSKSAARSWGVVVGGHHGVPPAAADERAARPREVPWLYGEGRWVDVQRELVARMATRSGALEHLPAWGERVLSARFQVLVTALVIIADWIASNSDLLAFHGDRLPPVTEAPERVRRALEVLRLPVPWQPGADVLGVDVAALFASRFQLPAGAGPRPVQAAACEVARTMPEPGLLVIEAAMGEGKTEAALAVAEIMAARWGAGGLLVALPTQATSDAMFARVMAWLDAIGAGEQQVGGSIMLGHGKARFNRLFQGLVRAGRLAGIGCDDHDARGGHAVIAHSWLSGRKKALLANFAVVTIDQLLFAGLKARHLMLRHLALAAKVVVIDEIHAYDAYMNSYLTKVLTWLGAYQIPVVALSATLPAGQRRLLVQAYLRGRDRHAAADLACLDGDIGYPALTWTSGDAVSTRTADSSGRATRVLVERFADGLDDHDELVALLRDKLSRGGTALIVRNVVSRVLDTAERLEKAFPGEVTIAHSRFITADRVDNDQALLDSFGPPDRAVTRPARRIVVASQVVEQSLDVDFDLLVTDLAPIDLILQRIGRLHRHQRGAKQNERPGPLRIARVYVTGADFTQAPPALEPLAERHVYGAHALLRAAAVLQERFGASIELPGDIAPLVQTAYGPDDIGPEQWRETMTAAAEHWEQRTANREDKAKTFQITDPPMPGTTISGWVSAGVGEADDETAQGQGQVRDGAPSLEVLLVCDDGSGQWRTPSWLGDDDGGLPIPTERTPPDHVAEVMASCTLRLPLTFSNAAAEDELWKATPPAWEDSPLIYRQPALRVDQDGWGEITGRRVRYTPARGLEVFDDAN, translated from the coding sequence ATGGGGCAGGTGTCGTTGAGTGCTTCCGCGCGATCAGTGTGGGCGAAGTCGGTGGATGAGGCTGGTGATTGGTTGCCGTTGTGGCAGCACATGGACGATTCGGCTGATGTTGTGGCCGGCTTGTTCAGGAACTGGATACCGGCAAGCGTCGTGGGTTTGCTCGCGATGGAGTTCGACGGAGATATTGATCAGTGTCGGGCTGCGGTGAGGTTTCTTGCCGGTGTGCATGATCTGGGCAAGGCGACGCCTGCGTTTGCGGTCCAGTGCACGGTGCTGGCGCAGCGGATGGGTGGGCATGACCTGTACCTGCCGCTGAGTAAGTCGGAGCTGCCGGACCGGCATCTGACTCATCATTCTGTGGCTGGTCAGCATTTGCTGGTTCGATGGTTGCTTGAGCAGGGGTGGTCGAAGTCTGCGGCGCGGTCGTGGGGTGTGGTGGTCGGTGGCCATCACGGTGTTCCGCCTGCTGCGGCCGATGAGCGGGCCGCGAGACCACGTGAGGTTCCTTGGCTGTACGGAGAGGGCCGCTGGGTGGACGTGCAGCGGGAGCTGGTCGCGCGCATGGCCACGCGATCGGGTGCCTTGGAGCACTTGCCAGCGTGGGGTGAACGCGTGCTGTCAGCGCGGTTCCAAGTCCTTGTCACGGCCTTGGTGATCATTGCTGATTGGATTGCCAGCAACAGCGATTTGCTTGCCTTCCATGGTGATCGGCTGCCACCGGTGACTGAGGCGCCGGAGCGTGTGCGGCGGGCACTGGAGGTGTTGCGTCTTCCGGTGCCGTGGCAACCAGGTGCTGACGTGTTGGGCGTCGATGTTGCGGCGTTGTTCGCGTCGCGGTTCCAGCTGCCGGCGGGCGCGGGACCGCGACCTGTTCAGGCGGCCGCGTGCGAGGTCGCGCGGACGATGCCGGAACCGGGTCTGCTCGTGATCGAGGCGGCGATGGGGGAGGGCAAGACGGAGGCGGCGTTGGCCGTAGCGGAGATCATGGCCGCCCGGTGGGGCGCGGGCGGGTTGCTGGTGGCGTTGCCGACTCAGGCCACGAGCGATGCCATGTTCGCCCGGGTGATGGCCTGGCTGGATGCGATCGGTGCCGGCGAGCAGCAGGTGGGTGGTTCCATCATGCTCGGGCATGGGAAGGCGCGGTTCAACCGCTTGTTTCAGGGGCTGGTGCGGGCGGGACGTCTGGCTGGGATCGGGTGCGACGACCACGATGCACGGGGCGGGCACGCGGTGATCGCGCACTCGTGGCTGTCGGGACGGAAGAAGGCGCTGCTGGCCAATTTCGCGGTGGTGACGATCGATCAGTTGTTGTTCGCGGGGTTGAAAGCGCGTCATCTGATGCTGCGGCACTTGGCGTTGGCGGCCAAGGTCGTGGTGATCGACGAGATTCACGCTTATGACGCGTATATGAACTCGTACTTGACCAAGGTGCTCACCTGGCTGGGCGCGTATCAAATTCCGGTGGTGGCACTGTCGGCGACGTTGCCCGCCGGTCAACGGCGCCTGCTGGTGCAGGCGTACCTGCGCGGCCGCGACCGACACGCCGCTGCGGATCTTGCCTGCCTCGACGGCGATATCGGCTATCCGGCGCTGACGTGGACGTCCGGCGACGCGGTGTCGACGCGGACCGCGGACTCCTCCGGCAGAGCGACCCGTGTGCTGGTCGAGAGATTCGCCGATGGGCTCGATGATCACGATGAGCTGGTGGCGTTGCTGCGTGACAAACTCTCCCGTGGAGGAACGGCGCTGATCGTACGGAATGTGGTCAGCCGCGTGCTCGACACGGCCGAACGACTGGAAAAGGCGTTTCCCGGCGAGGTGACCATCGCCCACTCCCGGTTCATCACAGCCGACCGGGTCGACAACGACCAAGCCCTCTTGGACAGTTTCGGGCCACCGGATCGCGCGGTGACGAGGCCGGCGCGGCGTATCGTCGTGGCGTCGCAGGTGGTAGAGCAGTCGCTGGATGTCGACTTCGACCTTCTGGTTACGGACCTGGCGCCGATCGACCTGATCCTGCAACGGATCGGGCGGTTGCACCGACATCAGCGAGGCGCAAAACAGAACGAGCGTCCAGGACCGCTGCGTATTGCGCGGGTCTACGTCACCGGCGCGGACTTCACGCAGGCCCCGCCTGCCCTGGAACCGCTGGCCGAACGCCACGTCTACGGCGCACACGCCCTGCTACGTGCTGCGGCCGTCCTACAGGAACGGTTCGGAGCGTCCATCGAGCTGCCTGGAGACATCGCGCCACTGGTTCAAACGGCCTACGGGCCTGACGACATCGGCCCCGAGCAGTGGCGCGAGACGATGACCGCGGCGGCCGAACACTGGGAACAACGAACGGCGAATCGGGAAGACAAGGCCAAGACCTTCCAGATCACGGACCCGCCGATGCCCGGCACCACGATCAGCGGGTGGGTATCGGCCGGAGTCGGTGAGGCCGACGACGAGACCGCCCAGGGACAGGGACAGGTGCGTGACGGTGCGCCGAGCCTAGAAGTGCTGCTGGTCTGCGACGACGGGAGCGGCCAGTGGCGCACGCCATCGTGGCTCGGCGACGACGACGGAGGGCTGCCGATACCCACGGAACGGACCCCGCCGGATCACGTGGCGGAAGTGATGGCGTCTTGCACGCTCCGGCTGCCGCTGACCTTCAGCAACGCCGCCGCAGAGGACGAACTGTGGAAGGCAACACCACCAGCGTGGGAAGACTCGCCGTTGATCTATCGCCAGCCAGCCCTGAGGGTCGATCAGGACGGATGGGGCGAGATCACCGGTCGCCGCGTCCGCTACACCCCGGCGAGGGGGCTGGAGGTGTTCGACGATGCCAACTGA
- the cas5e gene encoding type I-E CRISPR-associated protein Cas5/CasD → MSVVALRLAGPLQAWGSGSRFVRRGTDIAPTKSGIIGMVAAARGLRRTDPLEKLLDLSFGVRIDQPGQLLRDFQTAQRPRRDRNGDLDWQSLPLSTRYYLTDATFLAVLEGERALVEGIDEAVRAPHFPLYLGRRSCPPAGPVALGVSDQSLHEVLETWPWLASSRVQKQHRERVVRLATIRDAAPDETTAESMRDTPVSFDPNHREYAWRSIVRDTVEVPNPHGVSDPAPEHDPMTVLGG, encoded by the coding sequence GTGAGTGTGGTCGCGCTGCGTCTGGCCGGGCCACTGCAGGCTTGGGGATCTGGCAGCCGGTTCGTCCGCCGGGGCACCGACATCGCCCCCACCAAAAGCGGCATCATCGGGATGGTCGCCGCCGCGCGCGGTCTGCGCCGCACAGACCCGCTGGAAAAGCTGCTGGACTTGAGCTTCGGTGTGCGCATCGACCAACCCGGGCAACTCCTCCGGGACTTCCAGACCGCGCAGCGGCCCCGCCGCGACCGCAACGGCGACCTGGACTGGCAGTCGCTGCCGTTGTCGACCCGCTACTACCTCACGGACGCGACCTTCCTGGCCGTGCTGGAAGGCGAACGCGCACTCGTCGAAGGAATCGACGAGGCAGTGCGAGCACCGCATTTCCCGCTCTACCTCGGTCGCCGCTCCTGCCCGCCCGCCGGCCCGGTCGCGCTCGGCGTGTCCGACCAGTCCCTGCACGAGGTGCTGGAGACATGGCCATGGCTGGCGAGCAGCCGGGTGCAGAAACAACACCGCGAGCGCGTGGTGCGGCTCGCGACGATCCGGGACGCCGCACCGGACGAGACCACCGCGGAGTCCATGAGGGACACCCCGGTCAGCTTCGACCCGAATCACCGCGAGTATGCGTGGCGGTCCATCGTGCGCGACACCGTCGAGGTCCCCAACCCGCACGGCGTCAGCGACCCGGCACCCGAACACGATCCGATGACCGTGCTGGGAGGGTAA
- a CDS encoding SMI1/KNR4 family protein, whose protein sequence is MSKSSARELVERLAQISGWRGEIETARDWEFVERELGTSLPDDYKQLLSRFPSGSYRNAIWVRNPIDARVDLSDYIENDVRSVIDVIGDEEMTYLDDADYRLFPEREGLLPWGDDLQGGMFCWVTGRSEPDHWPVAYYNQDLDKWKETSKPMVEIILEVLVNNGENNILGWNLDHEPAVFRVPSVHLGNGIWKPNPGYE, encoded by the coding sequence GTGAGTAAAAGCTCAGCAAGGGAACTGGTGGAGCGTCTCGCTCAAATCTCGGGATGGCGGGGCGAAATCGAGACCGCACGTGACTGGGAGTTCGTTGAACGCGAACTCGGCACATCACTGCCGGATGACTACAAGCAGTTGCTCTCGAGGTTCCCTTCTGGAAGCTACCGGAACGCGATCTGGGTTCGTAACCCTATCGACGCGCGCGTAGACCTTTCTGATTACATCGAAAACGATGTTCGCTCGGTGATCGATGTCATCGGGGACGAGGAAATGACCTACCTGGATGATGCCGACTACCGGCTATTCCCAGAGCGTGAAGGACTTCTTCCATGGGGAGATGACCTGCAAGGAGGAATGTTCTGCTGGGTGACCGGCCGCTCCGAACCAGATCACTGGCCGGTCGCCTACTACAACCAAGACCTCGACAAGTGGAAAGAAACCTCGAAGCCGATGGTCGAGATCATCCTCGAAGTACTCGTCAATAACGGTGAAAACAACATACTCGGCTGGAACCTGGACCACGAGCCAGCGGTCTTCAGGGTCCCCTCTGTACATCTTGGCAATGGAATATGGAAGCCGAATCCAGGATACGAATGA
- the cas6e gene encoding type I-E CRISPR-associated protein Cas6/Cse3/CasE, whose amino-acid sequence MFLTKMQINPRRRGAQQLLSSPQAMHAAVLAGFPDARPTEDGRILWRLDTYATHRVLLFIASPHKPDLTHLVEQAGWPTTQAWQTAAYDGLLGSLRAGQHWQFRLTANPVRSGRREEWTETKPLGHVTVEQQQQWLLDRAERLGFRIAPSNVGVGEPDLAVVDRSVRRFGRGGAPVTISMATFNGHLEIEDVDAMRRSLTFGIGRAKAYGCGLLTLSRPGGTG is encoded by the coding sequence ATGTTCCTGACGAAAATGCAGATCAACCCGCGGCGACGCGGTGCACAGCAACTGCTGTCCTCACCGCAGGCCATGCACGCCGCCGTCCTCGCCGGATTCCCCGACGCCCGGCCCACCGAGGACGGCCGGATACTGTGGCGGCTGGACACCTACGCCACACACCGTGTGCTGCTGTTCATAGCCAGCCCGCACAAACCAGATCTGACCCACCTGGTCGAACAAGCGGGCTGGCCCACCACCCAGGCATGGCAGACCGCCGCCTACGACGGTCTGCTGGGCAGCCTGCGGGCCGGGCAGCACTGGCAGTTCCGGCTGACCGCGAACCCGGTCCGATCAGGCCGGCGCGAAGAATGGACCGAGACCAAACCACTGGGACACGTGACCGTCGAGCAGCAACAGCAATGGCTGCTGGACCGGGCGGAGCGGCTAGGCTTCCGGATCGCGCCCAGCAACGTCGGCGTAGGCGAGCCCGACCTGGCAGTGGTCGATCGATCGGTGCGCCGATTCGGCCGGGGCGGAGCGCCTGTGACAATCTCGATGGCCACCTTCAACGGACACCTTGAAATCGAAGATGTCGACGCCATGCGGCGGTCGCTGACCTTCGGCATCGGACGCGCCAAAGCCTACGGTTGCGGGCTACTCACCCTCTCTCGCCCAGGAGGGACCGGATGA
- a CDS encoding DNA/RNA non-specific endonuclease, translating to MTLNVRVAKPLALATILLILVLCNAAPASAQVLPLPPNEPRPCQPYPLCLVVPDPRVLQPTPPSLDRPDPDRPTLPLQDDPGHAAHLKGMFTVDDGHGRDLRNYDLFANLPWLATNPMPTIWLWLANMGFAVGKYALGFAVWFTEWSMTAGVVDWIKAPAQDLEKIWQTTIIGGLKLRELALLIATGYLGLLFTRGLTTRAWRETVSTIAINVMAIAIVSPFTGADIDADFIIAVANRAKDIGDTQVKAAQAAAIDAAAQAQRAADAARDAAADVAPAYQAAAAAASSAADAARSAAAAQQSAAEAAIHGAAARKAAADADAVDASAQADAQAARAAANQAAADAALAGRLADQAEADARAARKAANDATTAANEASAAATRAEHDAAAAREAAAQAQRDADAARASADRAAQHARDADQAATNAENYAKDTQARADNVGQVARDIQAELAQIQEQLRLEDEQRQREQAEEAITDDSEVPALTAEEVELLRTEQGQAGVDQYNLARADSNKPLLDFIVAEGGQIILDIVGYNDAKKCFTEGDFIACVMTVINALPILKIASVLSKIPDAVSAVVRIVKGIRTFKDLKIAGRRIANNLRDVIRQLRNCHSVASDGFAAGKPCKVLDKEEELKRVEPRVDPEPGPRLDPAKDKKRVDDCGNGTIPADQPVNDPLEPFTYLGDPALRARGGITCVTKSIQNTGTRATPVGFDGSTMQRGHLIAARFSGSNSLINIVNQYKRVNNPDVKVVENSIGRALATNKGIIYRVWVQYPSGMAPLPQWIFIDAIGNNGYRCYATIENIVGGGAVSKSGCY from the coding sequence ATGACGCTCAACGTGCGTGTCGCGAAACCCCTCGCGCTCGCCACTATCCTGCTCATTCTGGTCCTCTGCAATGCCGCGCCCGCCAGTGCCCAGGTCTTGCCGCTGCCTCCGAACGAACCGCGGCCGTGCCAGCCGTATCCGCTGTGCCTGGTCGTCCCGGATCCCCGCGTGCTGCAGCCGACTCCGCCGAGCCTGGACCGCCCCGATCCGGACAGGCCGACGCTGCCCCTGCAGGACGATCCCGGGCACGCCGCGCACCTCAAGGGCATGTTCACCGTCGACGATGGCCATGGCCGCGACCTGCGCAACTACGACCTCTTCGCGAACTTGCCCTGGCTGGCCACCAATCCGATGCCGACGATCTGGCTCTGGCTGGCGAACATGGGCTTCGCCGTCGGCAAGTACGCGCTTGGCTTCGCTGTCTGGTTCACCGAATGGTCCATGACCGCAGGAGTCGTCGACTGGATCAAAGCGCCCGCCCAGGACCTGGAGAAGATCTGGCAGACCACGATCATCGGTGGGCTTAAACTCCGTGAACTGGCTCTGCTTATCGCCACCGGTTACCTCGGACTGCTGTTCACACGTGGCCTCACTACCCGTGCTTGGCGGGAAACCGTGTCCACGATCGCCATCAACGTCATGGCCATCGCGATCGTCAGCCCCTTCACGGGGGCGGACATCGACGCCGACTTCATCATCGCGGTCGCCAACCGCGCCAAGGACATCGGCGACACCCAGGTCAAGGCCGCCCAGGCCGCCGCCATAGATGCCGCGGCCCAAGCACAGCGCGCCGCCGACGCGGCACGCGACGCCGCGGCCGACGTCGCTCCCGCCTACCAGGCGGCCGCCGCAGCCGCCAGCTCGGCCGCGGACGCCGCTCGTTCGGCCGCGGCGGCGCAGCAGTCGGCCGCCGAGGCAGCGATCCATGGTGCCGCGGCCCGCAAGGCCGCCGCGGACGCGGACGCCGTCGACGCCAGCGCCCAGGCTGATGCCCAGGCCGCCCGCGCGGCGGCGAACCAGGCCGCCGCCGACGCCGCCCTCGCCGGGCGGCTGGCCGACCAGGCCGAAGCCGACGCCCGCGCGGCCCGCAAGGCCGCGAACGACGCCACCACCGCGGCCAACGAAGCCAGCGCCGCCGCCACCCGCGCCGAACACGACGCGGCCGCCGCGAGAGAAGCCGCCGCACAGGCCCAGCGTGACGCCGACGCCGCCCGCGCCTCGGCCGACCGGGCAGCGCAACACGCCCGCGACGCCGACCAGGCGGCCACCAACGCCGAGAACTACGCCAAAGACACCCAGGCCCGCGCCGACAACGTCGGGCAGGTCGCCCGGGATATCCAGGCCGAGCTGGCTCAGATCCAGGAACAGCTGCGGTTGGAGGACGAACAGCGGCAGCGGGAGCAGGCCGAGGAGGCCATCACCGACGACAGCGAGGTCCCCGCACTGACCGCGGAGGAAGTCGAGCTGCTCCGCACAGAGCAAGGGCAAGCAGGTGTCGATCAGTACAACCTCGCCCGCGCGGACTCCAACAAGCCTCTGCTCGACTTCATCGTCGCAGAGGGCGGGCAGATCATTCTCGACATCGTCGGCTACAACGACGCCAAAAAATGCTTCACCGAAGGCGATTTCATCGCCTGCGTCATGACCGTCATCAACGCCCTCCCCATCCTCAAAATCGCCTCGGTCCTCAGCAAGATTCCCGACGCAGTCTCCGCCGTCGTCCGCATCGTCAAAGGCATACGCACTTTCAAAGACCTCAAGATCGCCGGCCGAAGGATCGCCAACAACCTGCGCGACGTCATCCGGCAGCTCCGCAACTGCCACAGCGTCGCCAGCGACGGATTCGCCGCCGGCAAACCTTGCAAAGTCCTCGACAAAGAAGAGGAACTGAAGAGAGTCGAACCCCGGGTCGACCCCGAACCTGGACCCCGCCTCGACCCGGCCAAGGACAAGAAACGCGTCGACGACTGCGGCAACGGCACCATTCCCGCCGACCAGCCCGTCAACGACCCGCTGGAGCCCTTCACCTACCTCGGGGATCCCGCTTTGCGAGCGCGAGGCGGTATCACCTGCGTGACCAAATCAATTCAAAACACAGGAACCAGGGCCACTCCCGTCGGATTCGACGGAAGCACCATGCAACGCGGCCACCTCATCGCGGCCCGATTCAGTGGATCAAACTCCTTGATCAATATCGTCAACCAGTACAAGCGAGTCAACAATCCAGACGTCAAAGTTGTCGAGAACTCGATAGGCCGAGCGCTGGCTACAAATAAAGGAATAATCTATCGAGTATGGGTGCAATACCCATCGGGTATGGCCCCGCTTCCGCAGTGGATTTTCATCGACGCCATCGGAAACAATGGATACCGCTGCTATGCGACGATTGAGAACATTGTCGGCGGGGGTGCGGTCAGTAAGAGTGGGTGCTATTGA